A genome region from Triticum aestivum cultivar Chinese Spring chromosome 2B, IWGSC CS RefSeq v2.1, whole genome shotgun sequence includes the following:
- the LOC123045392 gene encoding ATP synthase subunit d, mitochondrial, whose product MSGVKKVTDVAAKAGKAIDWDGLAKMLVSDEARKEFANLRRTFEDVNHQLQTKFSQEPKPIDWEYYKKGIGSKVVDMYKEAYDSIEIPKYVDTVTPEYKPKFDALLIEMKEAEKTSLKESERIEKEIAELKEMKKKISTMTADEYFAKHPELKKKFDDEIRNDYWGY is encoded by the exons ATGAGCGGGGTGAAGAAGGTGACGGACGTTGCGGCCAAGGCCGGGAAGGCGATCGACTGGGACGGCCTGGCCAAGATGCTCGTCTCCGACGAGGCCCGGAAGGAGTTCGCCAACCTCCGCCGCACCTTCGAGGACGTCAACCACCAGCTCCAGACCAAGTTCTCCCAG GAACCAAAGCCAATTGACTGGGAATACTACAAAAAGGGAATCGGATCGAAAGTTGTGGATATGTACAAGGAGGCTTATGATA GCATTGAGATCCCAAAGTATGTTGACACTGTCACTCCTGAGTACAAGCCAAAGTTTGATGCTCTG TTAATCGAAATGAAGGAAGCAGAGAAGACATCTCTGAAGGAATCAGAGAGGATAGAGAAGGAGATTGCTGAATTGAAAGAGATGAAG AAAAAGATCAGCACAATGACAGCAGACGAGTACTTCGCGAAGCACCCTGAACTCAAGAAGAAGTTTGATGATGAGATCCGTAATGATTACTGGGGATACTAG
- the LOC123045393 gene encoding uncharacterized protein isoform X3, which translates to MELRKAICNKLQEDNGLTYSPDHVLATNGAKQCTTHAVLDVLSCGDERHGLVPAVGEREDERVREKEGEEGERERKEYLEVRRPASACAGKVGRDRVVGCGSVVSDGAPWGAREAAWPSHGVGAAESRLALLHRRHYRLRRRLRDAAPGGSAAAPLAAGAQPAGRGQAGALHRVQRHRHKKCSGCKCMHIVDEPGRRLGPAMALVLRTPRRVASHCSSLLVTPPHVNLKPKVPTKVVCAEHLELQNEILTLLNIQRWLRISVFACLSMTSLPSKADSPFHDRAARRINAIINELHSKVCSWEGWASFYARAEIGE; encoded by the exons ATGGAGCTCAGGAAGGCTATCTGCAACAAGCTTCAGG AGGATAATGGTCTAACCTATAGCCCAGATCATGTGCTAGCGACCAATGGGGCTAAGCAATGCACTACACACGCTGTTCTTGATGTTCTCTCATGTGGTGATGAG CGCCATGGATTAGTCCCTGCTGtaggagagagagaagatgagagggtgagagagaaggaaggagaggagggagaaagagagaggaaagagTACCTGGAGGTGCGTCGACCGGCGTCGGCATGTGCTGGCAAGGTTGGGCGGGACCGGGTGGTTGGCTGCGGCTCCGTGGTTTCAGATGGGGCACCGTGGGGAGCCAGGGAGGCGGCTTGGCCCAGCCATGGCGTTGGTGCTGCGGAGAGCCGCCTCGCGCTACTTCATCGTCGACACTACAGGCTTCGCCGCCGCCTACGCGATGCCGCCCCAGGGGGATCAGCAGCAGCCCCCCTCGCTGCAGGGGCCCAGCCAGCAGGTCGGGGCCAAGCTGGGGCCCTGCATCGAGTGCAGCGCCACCGGCACAAGAAGTGCTCTGGGTGCAAGTGCATGCATATTG TTGATGAGCCAGGGAGGCGGCTTGGCCCAGCCATGGCGCTGGTGCTGCGGACTCCCCGCCGCGTGGCGTCTCACTGCTCGTCCCTTCTGGTCACACCTCCCCAT GTAAATTTGAAGCCTAAGGTGCCAACAAAGGTAGTTTGTGCTGAACATCTTGAGTTACAGAACGAGATACTCACACTGCTTAACATACAGAG GTGGTTGCGAATCTCAGTCTTTGCGTGTCTGTCTATGACATCCTTGCCGTCGAAGGCGGATTCACCTTTCCATGATAGGGCTGCTCGACGTATAAA TGCCATCATCAATGAGCTTCACTCTAAAGTCTGTTCATGGGAGGGTTGGGCTTCCTTCTATGCTAGGGCTGAAATTGGAGAATAA
- the LOC123045393 gene encoding uncharacterized protein isoform X1, with protein MELRKAICNKLQEDNGLTYSPDHVLATNGAKQCTTHAVLDVLSCGDERHGLVPAVGEREDERVREKEGEEGERERKEYLEVRRPASACAGKVGRDRVVGCGSVVSDGAPWGAREAAWPSHGVGAAESRLALLHRRHYRLRRRLRDAAPGGSAAAPLAAGAQPAGRGQAGALHRVQRHRHKKCSGCKCMHIVDEPGRRLGPAMALVLRTPRRVASHCSSLLVTPPHVNLKPKVPTKVVCAEHLELQNEILTLLNIQSLGLDLHYRWLRISVFACLSMTSLPSKADSPFHDRAARRINAIINELHSKVCSWEGWASFYARAEIGE; from the exons ATGGAGCTCAGGAAGGCTATCTGCAACAAGCTTCAGG AGGATAATGGTCTAACCTATAGCCCAGATCATGTGCTAGCGACCAATGGGGCTAAGCAATGCACTACACACGCTGTTCTTGATGTTCTCTCATGTGGTGATGAG CGCCATGGATTAGTCCCTGCTGtaggagagagagaagatgagagggtgagagagaaggaaggagaggagggagaaagagagaggaaagagTACCTGGAGGTGCGTCGACCGGCGTCGGCATGTGCTGGCAAGGTTGGGCGGGACCGGGTGGTTGGCTGCGGCTCCGTGGTTTCAGATGGGGCACCGTGGGGAGCCAGGGAGGCGGCTTGGCCCAGCCATGGCGTTGGTGCTGCGGAGAGCCGCCTCGCGCTACTTCATCGTCGACACTACAGGCTTCGCCGCCGCCTACGCGATGCCGCCCCAGGGGGATCAGCAGCAGCCCCCCTCGCTGCAGGGGCCCAGCCAGCAGGTCGGGGCCAAGCTGGGGCCCTGCATCGAGTGCAGCGCCACCGGCACAAGAAGTGCTCTGGGTGCAAGTGCATGCATATTG TTGATGAGCCAGGGAGGCGGCTTGGCCCAGCCATGGCGCTGGTGCTGCGGACTCCCCGCCGCGTGGCGTCTCACTGCTCGTCCCTTCTGGTCACACCTCCCCAT GTAAATTTGAAGCCTAAGGTGCCAACAAAGGTAGTTTGTGCTGAACATCTTGAGTTACAGAACGAGATACTCACACTGCTTAACATACAGAG TTTAGGTTTGGACTTGCACTATAGGTGGTTGCGAATCTCAGTCTTTGCGTGTCTGTCTATGACATCCTTGCCGTCGAAGGCGGATTCACCTTTCCATGATAGGGCTGCTCGACGTATAAA TGCCATCATCAATGAGCTTCACTCTAAAGTCTGTTCATGGGAGGGTTGGGCTTCCTTCTATGCTAGGGCTGAAATTGGAGAATAA
- the LOC123045393 gene encoding uncharacterized protein isoform X2, producing MELRKAICNKLQEDNGLTYSPDHVLATNGAKQCTTHAVLDVLSCGDERHGLVPAVGEREDERVREKEGEEGERERKEYLEVRRPASACAGKVGRDRVVGCGSVVSDGAPWGAREAAWPSHGVGAAESRLALLHRRHYRLRRRLRDAAPGGSAAAPLAAGAQPAGRGQAGALHRVQRHRHKKCSGCKCMHIGRRLGPAMALVLRTPRRVASHCSSLLVTPPHVNLKPKVPTKVVCAEHLELQNEILTLLNIQSLGLDLHYRWLRISVFACLSMTSLPSKADSPFHDRAARRINAIINELHSKVCSWEGWASFYARAEIGE from the exons ATGGAGCTCAGGAAGGCTATCTGCAACAAGCTTCAGG AGGATAATGGTCTAACCTATAGCCCAGATCATGTGCTAGCGACCAATGGGGCTAAGCAATGCACTACACACGCTGTTCTTGATGTTCTCTCATGTGGTGATGAG CGCCATGGATTAGTCCCTGCTGtaggagagagagaagatgagagggtgagagagaaggaaggagaggagggagaaagagagaggaaagagTACCTGGAGGTGCGTCGACCGGCGTCGGCATGTGCTGGCAAGGTTGGGCGGGACCGGGTGGTTGGCTGCGGCTCCGTGGTTTCAGATGGGGCACCGTGGGGAGCCAGGGAGGCGGCTTGGCCCAGCCATGGCGTTGGTGCTGCGGAGAGCCGCCTCGCGCTACTTCATCGTCGACACTACAGGCTTCGCCGCCGCCTACGCGATGCCGCCCCAGGGGGATCAGCAGCAGCCCCCCTCGCTGCAGGGGCCCAGCCAGCAGGTCGGGGCCAAGCTGGGGCCCTGCATCGAGTGCAGCGCCACCGGCACAAGAAGTGCTCTGGGTGCAAGTGCATGCATATTG GGAGGCGGCTTGGCCCAGCCATGGCGCTGGTGCTGCGGACTCCCCGCCGCGTGGCGTCTCACTGCTCGTCCCTTCTGGTCACACCTCCCCAT GTAAATTTGAAGCCTAAGGTGCCAACAAAGGTAGTTTGTGCTGAACATCTTGAGTTACAGAACGAGATACTCACACTGCTTAACATACAGAG TTTAGGTTTGGACTTGCACTATAGGTGGTTGCGAATCTCAGTCTTTGCGTGTCTGTCTATGACATCCTTGCCGTCGAAGGCGGATTCACCTTTCCATGATAGGGCTGCTCGACGTATAAA TGCCATCATCAATGAGCTTCACTCTAAAGTCTGTTCATGGGAGGGTTGGGCTTCCTTCTATGCTAGGGCTGAAATTGGAGAATAA
- the LOC123045393 gene encoding uncharacterized protein isoform X4: protein MELRKAICNKLQEDNGLTYSPDHVLATNGAKQCTTHAVLDVLSCGDERHGLVPAVGEREDERVREKEGEEGERERKEYLEVRRPASACAGKVGRDRVVGCGSVVSDGAPWGAREAAWPSHGVGAAESRLALLHRRHYRLRRRLRDAAPGGSAAAPLAAGAQPAGRGQAGALHRVQRHRHKKCSGCKCMHIVDEPGRRLGPAMALVLRTPRRVASHCSSLLVTPPHVNLKPKVPTKVVCAEHLELQNEILTLLNIQSLGLDLHYRWLRISVFACLSMTSLPSKADSPFHDRAARRIKLYRIR, encoded by the exons ATGGAGCTCAGGAAGGCTATCTGCAACAAGCTTCAGG AGGATAATGGTCTAACCTATAGCCCAGATCATGTGCTAGCGACCAATGGGGCTAAGCAATGCACTACACACGCTGTTCTTGATGTTCTCTCATGTGGTGATGAG CGCCATGGATTAGTCCCTGCTGtaggagagagagaagatgagagggtgagagagaaggaaggagaggagggagaaagagagaggaaagagTACCTGGAGGTGCGTCGACCGGCGTCGGCATGTGCTGGCAAGGTTGGGCGGGACCGGGTGGTTGGCTGCGGCTCCGTGGTTTCAGATGGGGCACCGTGGGGAGCCAGGGAGGCGGCTTGGCCCAGCCATGGCGTTGGTGCTGCGGAGAGCCGCCTCGCGCTACTTCATCGTCGACACTACAGGCTTCGCCGCCGCCTACGCGATGCCGCCCCAGGGGGATCAGCAGCAGCCCCCCTCGCTGCAGGGGCCCAGCCAGCAGGTCGGGGCCAAGCTGGGGCCCTGCATCGAGTGCAGCGCCACCGGCACAAGAAGTGCTCTGGGTGCAAGTGCATGCATATTG TTGATGAGCCAGGGAGGCGGCTTGGCCCAGCCATGGCGCTGGTGCTGCGGACTCCCCGCCGCGTGGCGTCTCACTGCTCGTCCCTTCTGGTCACACCTCCCCAT GTAAATTTGAAGCCTAAGGTGCCAACAAAGGTAGTTTGTGCTGAACATCTTGAGTTACAGAACGAGATACTCACACTGCTTAACATACAGAG TTTAGGTTTGGACTTGCACTATAGGTGGTTGCGAATCTCAGTCTTTGCGTGTCTGTCTATGACATCCTTGCCGTCGAAGGCGGATTCACCTTTCCATGATAGGGCTGCTCGACGTATAAA GCTCTACAGGATTCGATGA
- the LOC123045393 gene encoding uncharacterized protein isoform X5, producing the protein MELRKAICNKLQEDNGLTYSPDHVLATNGAKQCTTHAVLDVLSCGDERHGLVPAVGEREDERVREKEGEEGERERKEYLEVRRPASACAGKVGRDRVVGCGSVVSDGAPWGAREAAWPSHGVGAAESRLALLHRRHYRLRRRLRDAAPGGSAAAPLAAGAQPAGRGQAGALHRVQRHRHKKCSGCKCMHIVDEPGRRLGPAMALVLRTPRRVASHCSSLLVTPPHVNLKPKVPTKVVCAEHLELQNEILTLLNIQRWLRISVFACLSMTSLPSKADSPFHDRAARRIKLYRIR; encoded by the exons ATGGAGCTCAGGAAGGCTATCTGCAACAAGCTTCAGG AGGATAATGGTCTAACCTATAGCCCAGATCATGTGCTAGCGACCAATGGGGCTAAGCAATGCACTACACACGCTGTTCTTGATGTTCTCTCATGTGGTGATGAG CGCCATGGATTAGTCCCTGCTGtaggagagagagaagatgagagggtgagagagaaggaaggagaggagggagaaagagagaggaaagagTACCTGGAGGTGCGTCGACCGGCGTCGGCATGTGCTGGCAAGGTTGGGCGGGACCGGGTGGTTGGCTGCGGCTCCGTGGTTTCAGATGGGGCACCGTGGGGAGCCAGGGAGGCGGCTTGGCCCAGCCATGGCGTTGGTGCTGCGGAGAGCCGCCTCGCGCTACTTCATCGTCGACACTACAGGCTTCGCCGCCGCCTACGCGATGCCGCCCCAGGGGGATCAGCAGCAGCCCCCCTCGCTGCAGGGGCCCAGCCAGCAGGTCGGGGCCAAGCTGGGGCCCTGCATCGAGTGCAGCGCCACCGGCACAAGAAGTGCTCTGGGTGCAAGTGCATGCATATTG TTGATGAGCCAGGGAGGCGGCTTGGCCCAGCCATGGCGCTGGTGCTGCGGACTCCCCGCCGCGTGGCGTCTCACTGCTCGTCCCTTCTGGTCACACCTCCCCAT GTAAATTTGAAGCCTAAGGTGCCAACAAAGGTAGTTTGTGCTGAACATCTTGAGTTACAGAACGAGATACTCACACTGCTTAACATACAGAG GTGGTTGCGAATCTCAGTCTTTGCGTGTCTGTCTATGACATCCTTGCCGTCGAAGGCGGATTCACCTTTCCATGATAGGGCTGCTCGACGTATAAA GCTCTACAGGATTCGATGA
- the LOC123045393 gene encoding uncharacterized protein isoform X6, translated as MELRKAICNKLQEDNGLTYSPDHVLATNGAKQCTTHAVLDVLSCGDERHGLVPAVGEREDERVREKEGEEGERERKEYLEVRRPASACAGKVGRDRVVGCGSVVSDGAPWGAREAAWPSHGVGAAESRLALLHRRHYRLRRRLRDAAPGGSAAAPLAAGAQPAGRGQAGALHRVQRHRHKKCSGCKCMHIVDEPGRRLGPAMALVLRTPRRVASHCSSLLVTPPHVNLKPKVPTKVVCAEHLELQNEILTLLNIQRFGLAL; from the exons ATGGAGCTCAGGAAGGCTATCTGCAACAAGCTTCAGG AGGATAATGGTCTAACCTATAGCCCAGATCATGTGCTAGCGACCAATGGGGCTAAGCAATGCACTACACACGCTGTTCTTGATGTTCTCTCATGTGGTGATGAG CGCCATGGATTAGTCCCTGCTGtaggagagagagaagatgagagggtgagagagaaggaaggagaggagggagaaagagagaggaaagagTACCTGGAGGTGCGTCGACCGGCGTCGGCATGTGCTGGCAAGGTTGGGCGGGACCGGGTGGTTGGCTGCGGCTCCGTGGTTTCAGATGGGGCACCGTGGGGAGCCAGGGAGGCGGCTTGGCCCAGCCATGGCGTTGGTGCTGCGGAGAGCCGCCTCGCGCTACTTCATCGTCGACACTACAGGCTTCGCCGCCGCCTACGCGATGCCGCCCCAGGGGGATCAGCAGCAGCCCCCCTCGCTGCAGGGGCCCAGCCAGCAGGTCGGGGCCAAGCTGGGGCCCTGCATCGAGTGCAGCGCCACCGGCACAAGAAGTGCTCTGGGTGCAAGTGCATGCATATTG TTGATGAGCCAGGGAGGCGGCTTGGCCCAGCCATGGCGCTGGTGCTGCGGACTCCCCGCCGCGTGGCGTCTCACTGCTCGTCCCTTCTGGTCACACCTCCCCAT GTAAATTTGAAGCCTAAGGTGCCAACAAAGGTAGTTTGTGCTGAACATCTTGAGTTACAGAACGAGATACTCACACTGCTTAACATACAGAG GTTTGGACTTGCACTATAG
- the LOC123045393 gene encoding uncharacterized protein isoform X7, giving the protein MALVLRRAASRYFIVDTTGFAAAYAMPPQGDQQQPPSLQGPSQQVGAKLGPCIECSATGTRSALGASACILVVDEPGRRLGPAMALVLRTPRRVASHCSSLLVTPPHVNLKPKVPTKVVCAEHLELQNEILTLLNIQSLGLDLHYRWLRISVFACLSMTSLPSKADSPFHDRAARRINAIINELHSKVCSWEGWASFYARAEIGE; this is encoded by the exons ATGGCGTTGGTGCTGCGGAGAGCCGCCTCGCGCTACTTCATCGTCGACACTACAGGCTTCGCCGCCGCCTACGCGATGCCGCCCCAGGGGGATCAGCAGCAGCCCCCCTCGCTGCAGGGGCCCAGCCAGCAGGTCGGGGCCAAGCTGGGGCCCTGCATCGAGTGCAGCGCCACCGGCACAAGAAGTGCTCTGGGTGCAAGTGCATGCATATTG GTAGTTGATGAGCCAGGGAGGCGGCTTGGCCCAGCCATGGCGCTGGTGCTGCGGACTCCCCGCCGCGTGGCGTCTCACTGCTCGTCCCTTCTGGTCACACCTCCCCAT GTAAATTTGAAGCCTAAGGTGCCAACAAAGGTAGTTTGTGCTGAACATCTTGAGTTACAGAACGAGATACTCACACTGCTTAACATACAGAG TTTAGGTTTGGACTTGCACTATAGGTGGTTGCGAATCTCAGTCTTTGCGTGTCTGTCTATGACATCCTTGCCGTCGAAGGCGGATTCACCTTTCCATGATAGGGCTGCTCGACGTATAAA TGCCATCATCAATGAGCTTCACTCTAAAGTCTGTTCATGGGAGGGTTGGGCTTCCTTCTATGCTAGGGCTGAAATTGGAGAATAA